GAAAACTGACTTACCCACAGACCTCTCTCAGAAAACCGTTCTACTGGTTGATGATGTCATTTACAGTGGTCGAACGATACGAGCCGCCCTCAATGCCGTTCATGACTATGGCCGACCCACCCTGACTCAATTGCTTGTACTGATTGATCGGGGCCATCGAGAGCTGCCGATTCACCCTGACTTTACAGGCAAGGTATTGCCCACTGCACGAGAAGAACTGGTTAACGTCTATCTAGATGTTACGGATCAGCGTGATGGCGTTGAATTAGTTACCCGAGATCATTAATCTTGAACGCCTCTTGGTATGGGTTCTGCAGCGACTCGCACCCTTAAGTTCGGGAACCCGTACAGCTAAAAGATTGAATTTGGCCAATCACCTCAGATAGATTAGCACTCGGGAGTCGAGAGTGCTAAATCCCAGTAATCATTATCCAGTTTGGAGGAGCCAGTATGGCAGCTATTTCCTTAAGCGTCTCTACAGTTAAGCCTTTAGGCGATCGCGTATTCGTTAAAGTCAGTGCTGCAGAAGAGCAGACTGCGGGTGGCATTATCTTGCCCGATGCGGCTAAAGAGAAGCCTCAAGTCGGCGAAATCACTGCTGTTGGCCCAGGCAAGCGGGGTGATGACGGTTCTCGCCAAGCCTTGGATGTAAAAGAAGGCGACAAAGTTCTGTATTCCAAGTATGCCGGTACAGACGTCAAGCTCGGCGGTGAAGAGTTTGTATTGCTCTCTGAGAAAGATATTTTGGCGATTGTCAACTAAACGTAACACCGTTACTTGACTCGTTCTGCCCATATTAAATGGGCAATTTTATTTTATCGAACTTCGCTGTTACTCCTTTAAGTTTGAGGTTGAGCTTCCATGGCTAAACGCATTATTTATAACGAGAATGCCCGTCGCGCCCTTGAAAAAGGGATGGACATTCTATGTGAATCTGTAGCGGTGACATTAGGCCCAAAAGGTCGCAATGTTGTTCTAGAGAAGAAATTTGGTGCCCCCCAGATCGTCAATGACGGCGTCACCATCGCGAAAGAAATTGAGCTTGAAGACAACATTGAGAACACAGGTGTTGCCCTAATTCGTCAGGCTGCGTCCAAAACCAACGATGCAGCTGGAGATGGTACAACAACGGCTACTGTTCTAGCTCATGCCATGGTCAAAGAAGGGATGCGTAACGTCGTAGCTGGCGCTAACGCTATTTCTCTTAAGCGTGGAATTGAAAAAGCGTCTGGCTTTCTCGTGGAGAAAATCGCTGAGAACGCCCGCCCTGTTGAAGATTCCAAGGCAATTGCACAAGTCGCTACTATTTCCGCTGGCAACGACGATGAAGTCGGTGAAATGATTTCTAGCGCCATGGATAAAGTGGGCAAGGAAGGCGTCATTTCTTTGGAAGAAGGCAAATCCATGACCACCGAACTGGAGGTCACCGAAGGGATGCGCTTTGAGAAAGGCTATATTTCTCCTTACTTTGCCACTGATACAGAGCGAATGGAGGCCGTTCTTGACGAGCCTTATATTCTACTGACCGACAAGAAAATTACCCTTGTGCAGGATTTAGTGCCTGTGCTTGAGCAAGCAGCTCGGGCGGGTAAGCCTTTGTTGGTAATTGCTGAGGATATTGAGAAAGAAGCCTTGGCTACCCTCGTCGTCAACCGTTTACGCGGCGTTTTGAATGTAGCAGCTGTGAAAGCACCGGGTTTCGGCGATCGCCGTAAAGCCATGCTGGAAGACATTGCTGTCTTGACCGGTGGTCAAGTGATTACTGAAGATGCTGGCCTCAAACTAGAAGCTGCCAAGCTAGAAATGATGGGACAAGCTCGTCGAATCACCATCACTAAGGACACTACAACTTTAGTGGCTGAAGGGAATGAAACCGATGTTCAAGCTCGCTGTGAGCAGATTCGTCGTCAAATGGATGAGACTGAGTCTTCCTACGATAAAGAGAAGCTACAAGAGCGCTTGGCTAAATTAGCCGGTGGTGTTGCTGTCATTAAAGTGGGTGCTGCAACCGAAACTGAAATGAAGGATCGGAAGCTTCGCCTAGAAGATGCCATCAACTCTACTAAAGCAGCTGTTGAAGAAGGGATTGTGCCCGGTGGCGGTACCACCTTGGCTCACCTAGGTCCTCAGCTCGCAAGTTGGGCAGCGGATAACCTGACTGGTGAAGAGCTTATTGGAGCCACTATCGTAGAGCGTGCCTTAACAGCCCCTTTAAAGCGCATTGCTGAAAATGCAGGTCAAAATGGTGCCGTTATCGCTGAGCGAGTTCGCGAGAAAGAGTTCAATGTTGGTTTCGACGCTTCAGTAAATGAGTTCACAGATATGTTTGCCGCTGGCATTGTCGACCCTGCAAAGGTGACCCGGTCAGCACTGCAAAATGCCGCTTCTATTGCTGGTATGGTTCTCACTACTGAGTGCATTATTTCTGATAAGCCTGAGCCGAAGGACAATGCTCCCGCTGGCGCTGGCATGGGCGGAGACTTTGACTACTAAGGTCCAAGCCTAATAGATCAAAAAAGAGGGCGGTAAACACCGCCCTCTTTTTTGATCTTGACTACTGGTTGAGTTATTGAAAGTAAAAGGCCAAAAAAATGTGAAACCCAAGCATGACAGTAAACATGCTGACCAGGATGATGTGGGTTGATAACCAGATCGAACGCAGTTTGCGAATGAGGGGCCCCTTGGAGACTGTTGGCAAGCGCTTGGCCAAACCCTGCCAGCTTTGAGGGACCAACCCGAAATATTTCTGTGAGGACTCTAGAATCCCCGTTTCTGCAACCACGCCCATTAAGGCAGATAGGGCTACTCCAAAGAAAACCCAGAGAAATATTGCATTAAAATTATCGCCAATCGCTCCGCCCGTATGGAGTAAAACGGTGGCGACTAGGGCTACACCGACAAAAATATGCAAGCTGCGCCACAACAGAATAGAGCCCGGTACCGCAATTTTCCACCGCCGCCCTCGCTTGCGCAACGCTAGCATCAGTTCAAAGAAGACTAGAGCCAGAACAATAAACCCGGTGATCAGCTTATACAGATCAGTTTGCAGAATGATCAGGGTATTGAAGTTGCGATCGCGCAGCAACGGAATATACACCCCACTCAAGGCAAAAGGGGTCAAAATGGCTGCTACAACCAATGTCAGAATAATCAGAGTGGAAAATTTGGGCTTCATAGCTCAAAAAAGATGATAGGAATTCGAACCATCAGTTCGTCCCACGACTTTTGAAAAAATGCTCTAGGAGATTGACTGATGGCGCAATCCCCTTCCCCCACAGAGTGTTATAAACAATTACATTGGCTTAGAGCCAAAATCTAGGCACCATCCAAGGGAATGTTGATCATGATGCCACCCATGACGTCATCCATCTTGAAGACCTTATCGGGATACCGTTCTTTGTGGATGGGATGGGTGTTATGACAAGTGACACACGCTTCAGCTACTGCCTTGTCTGGATAGAGGGCAGAGAAATATTTCTTACCTCCCACTTCTTGGAACTCCTTGAAAGGTTCTCCAGTTTTCTCAACTTCCTGGATTGCTTTTTTCTCAAAGTCATTTTTAGGACCTTGAGCGTCGTTAATATACCAAGTTGAAATTAGGTTGTAGGTAAAAGCAGTATCTGATTCGGATGCAATTTCAGACCCGAGACGAAACATTTGAGCAGGCAAGGGAATACCATTACTGGTTTCCCAACCTTCGGTAGCTTCTATATCCAGAACGCCTTTATCCTTCGCATTCCCCTCCAATTTCTTGGCTCGGTTAACGACATGCTTGGTATAGGCTGTCCGGTCAGAGGCTAAAGCAGTATGGATGTAATCGGCAACCAATTCGGGTTTTACACCACCCGTTGCCTGAGATTCCGCACCTCCACTACAGGCCACAGCTGTGAAACAAATCGCCGCAGCTAAAGCAAAGAAAGCAAAGGTTCTTGTGCGCAATTGGCGCACCCATTTTCGGGTCAAGTTCATCTTGTGTCTCCTCTCAATGACATAAATCTGATTCGTTAGATAGGGACTGGATTACTTCGAAGTGGCATTACCCGACCGTTGGGTTTCTAGAGTACGCACCATCTTCAGGGTGTCCAGGGATAAGGTGGGCGGTCGGGCAAAGTTCGATTCCACTAAGTCATCGTCAAACATGCTGTTGTAGGCAAATTCCATGCCATGGCAATTCATACAGACTTCCTTCACCATGCGATCTCGGGGCAGTAACGTATAGGTATTGTTGTGGTTGACCATCACCGTCCCCGACTCCGATGTTTGTCGCGGCAGATGGCATGTGGCACAAGTGGTTGAAACCGTTGAAGGACGGGGGAGTACCCCCTCTTCTTGCAGCAACTGAGCATGCCGGGAGTTTTTGTAATTCAGCGAGTGGTTGTCTTTATGGCACGTCAGACAAGAATCGACCGAGGCCGGTAGAGTTTTGACAGAATGAGCATCATGGCAAGCATTACAGTTCATTTGCTTATCATGGACAGCCGCCTGCATCGGCAGGTGAGCCAAAGCTGGTGTTAGGGCAGGTTGCCCTTCCAGTAGACGAATGCCATGCTTACCCAGCAAAAAGGTATCCACCTGTCCCTCATGGCAGGAGCGACAGCTTTCATGGGTCGGTTGCTGAATCACCTGCTTAGCGGACTGAGGTTGGTGACAGCTCGAACAGTTCACCTCAGCTAAGGCATGGGCACTTTTTGACCAGCTTTGATTAATGGCTTGGAGCTGAGCGTTGTCAACTGCAGCAACGGGGGCCGTCAAGCCACTCCATAGCAGTAGCGCTAGCAACCCTCCCAGGACGACCTGCTTCATGCTCGCCCTCCCACAAACTCTTTCCCCAAATCCGGTTGAGGAGGGGTTTTAAGTTCAGGCTTAAAGCTACGTTCGGGTAACGCAGGTTTGGGCAACATGTCCGCCTGGCCCATATTTTGGCGCAAGAACCCCGTTGAGATGGTGCGGTGGTCATGGTAATTGTGGCAACCGGCTGTCCAGCATCCATCAGGAGAGAAGTCTTTATGACTCGCCAGTTCCCCTTGGATAATGCCTTCATGGCAAATCATGCAAAGATCAGGCTTCAGATGTACCCCCCGATCAAACATATGCACATGTTCGTTATGGCAAGTCGTGCAGGTTAGAACCTCTAATTTCTCTAATTCAGCAGCCCAGCGCAGATCACGGAACTTCTTGGGTCCATGGGCATCCGTTGCCATTTCCGCCTCATGACAGCGCATACAGGTTTCATTCGTCACGGGTTTAAAACCTTCATGGCATGAAGCACAAGAGGCTTCAAACAGGATGTGGCCATTAGAGGTTACACCCGGTAAAAAGATTGTCTTGTGGTCTAGGGCAAAAGCTGCCCCTAACCACCCCATTAAGATTAAACACAGCAAAATTACGGTATTTCTGACATTGAATAGAGTCGAAAAGCTGAAAAAAGATTTTTGCGTCTTGGCCACTACAACTGCCCTAGAGAATTTAGACCAACAGAATGGCAATAATGACCGCAATAATGCCGCCGCCCGCCAGACCTAATAGCAATCCTGTTGGGCGATCACTCTCCACAACTTCACTGACTTCACTAGAAATAAGGCTGGGCTGTGCAGGTTGAGCAGAATTGAGATCTAACGCTGCTTCCGAGTAATCAGCACCATCCAACATAATCGTGGAGATGGCTCCATAGGCATCAATCCAAGCCTGTTTGACGTCATCCGTCCAGGCAGATCCGAGAAATTGTTCAAAGGTTTTGAGGAGGGTATTGCCGACCAACGGATAATGCTCGGGCAAGGCCCCATATTGGACATGTCGGGCCCCTAGCCCTTGCAGGGCATCTCCCAACACCTCTGGCTTGCGCAGGTTTTCCACAACCAAAACCAGGGATTGTAGGAGCTTTTTGCTTTGTTGTTTGATGTCCGTGTTCGCAAATAAAGGTTTGGCAGCGGGATAATCCGTGAATAAGTTGTCGTAGAAGCGATCGGCAAACTCAGTAGCGACTGGCTTCACTTGGGCAAAGCTATTTTCCAGAAGTTCAACTTGCAGCGGAGAACCTGAATCAGCAGGTGGCGTGGCAGCTTCTGGATCGAGTTGCACTTCTGCTTCTGAATAATCTGCACCGTCCAGCATGATCGTGGTGATAGCACCATAGGCATCTACCCAGGCGGATTGAACCTCCTCAGTCCATGCGTCCCCCAGATATTGTTCAAAGGTCTTGAGCAAGGTTGACCCCACCAATGGGTAATGCTCAGGTAAGGCCCCATATTTCACATGTCGGGCTCCCAGACCTTTGAGGGCGTTACTCAAAGCATCCGGTTTACGTAGATTTTCAATAACCAACACCAAGGATTGCAAGAGCTTACCGCCTTGTTTCTCCATATCGGTCCCCTCAAAGAGGGGTTGAGCCGCTGGATAGTCTGTGAATAAATTGTGATAAAAGCTTGAAACAAATTCATTAGCTTGAGGTTTAACTTTCTCAAAGCTGCTTTCAAGCAGTTCGACTTGTAAGGCCATAGATGTACCTATCAAAAATGTAAAGTTCAGGCACTAGAGGAAAATACAAAAAATTGTCTTCTAGATTTATTTTGGGCCCTCAGTTGAGCACTTAGAAACTGAATAATCTGAAGCGAACATTCTCACAAAAAAGAAGAAGTTCAACATAGAAGCTCTAAGCCAAACAAAGACTCTTGATCATAGTTTGCAAGTGTGAATTAACTCAATCAGAGGTCTTCTCACCCTAAAGACATCATGAATTAAAGATGATATTAGCTTCCTACGGTCGCTATCTCAATTTATGCTCAAAAACTATCAATATCGCTTTATCTGTGATCTTCAAGAATAATGAGTCTCAGGCTATAACATTAACTTTCAGGCATTCATAAACAAAATTTACCTGCTATTGCAAAATATGCATTCTAAGTTAAAAAATAATGATTCCTTAGGTCGTATCAATTAATACAATTAAAGCTTTTTAACAGCTAAAATATGCATTGAATCAATGCATTTAATGCATACCAAAGTGCATATTTCAAGAACTTCACAGATGGTTTCTGTTAATCGTATAAAAAGCTACATTAACTAGGGATATTTAACGCACCTCGTTTTCGAAGTAGTTGCTTTTGCTCACTTGTTAAACCGTGGGCATCGGTGAAGATAGCACCTGACACAATGCTGTTAGAGAAATCTACCTTGTGCAGTTGAGTCTTTTCTAGATTGGCATCCCGAAAATCTGTATTGGTGACGATGGCACCGGTTAAATCAGCCTGTTCCAAATTAGCGCTATACAGGGAGGCCTGCTCAAGATGGGTTGCACTCATACAGCCCCGGATCAAGGACACATGATCTAAACTGGCCTCCTGCAATTGTGCTTCCTTGAGATTGGCTTGATCAAAGTTGCTACCGATTAGATCAGCCCCCTTAAAATCAGCCTGTTTCAAATCGGATTTCACAAACTGAGAACGCTCCAAGCGGGCATGGGCAAAGATGGCTTCTGGAAACTGGGCCTGACTCAGATTGGCATCATTGAGCTTAGCCCGACTGAAGTTAGCACCCTTAAAGTCACTCTGGGATAAATCCGCCTTGATCAAAATGGCATCTCGAAAAGAGGCATAGTGGCCTTTTGCCTCTGCCAAATCGACTGCCTCTAATATGGCTGTAGCTACATTCGCCTGATCCAAACAAGCACCATGGAGCTTTAACTTCACCCCATGAATTCCCATCAAATTAGCCGAGTCCAGCCGGGCGGATGTGAGTTGGGCCTCGGTGAGTAGGGCGTCTTGTAAGCTAATTCCTGTAAGGATCGAAAAGATCAGGATGGCTTCAGTAAAATCGGCTCGATTGCAGGACGCTCCGGATAAATTAGCCACGCGCAAATAGGCTTGCGGAAAGTGGCCTTCATCCAGGCAGCACCCTTGTAAATTGATATTACTGAGCTCTGCCCCCTGCAAAGAAATACCTTGTTGGACTTTTGTTTGTACCTCTTCAGGTGTGAGAACGGCCATCGCTTTATTTCCCCATAGGTATGTATAAGTGGGGCTGCCCAATCCAGCTATGCATCAACCGTCTGCACCTCAGGTACTGGAATAGAGGCATCAGTATGATGTTGAGAACGATAGCGAAGAATCGTTGCTAGAACGAACAAGGTATCTAAGCCAACAATGCTGGCAATCAGCAGTTCAGAGCCACCTGTGCCAAACCCATAGCTATGTAGTCCGGTTCCCAAGACAAAATTGACCCCATACCAAGCCATCAGCACAGCATTAAAGGCCAAAACACTCGCAACACTCATGCCAAAATAACCTAACCAACCGGCCAACCGGCCATGCACAGGAGCTAAATAGCAGAGCAAAGCAATTAAAGCCCAAGTCTCTTTCGGATCCCAGCCCCAAAACCGTCCCCAGGAAAAATGGGCCCAGATACCGCCCAAAATAATGCCCGTGGTGAGCAGCAAAATACCCACTTGAATCACCCGGGTATTGAGGCGAGATAAGGAGATTGCCATGGTCGTGCCTTCAGGTCGCCGCCAATACTGAATGAGCGTTAGATGCCCCAGTCCCATTGCCAAAGCGAAGCTGGCATAGCTGAGGGTAATTGTGGGCACATGGATACTCAACCAGAAGTTATCTCGGAGGACAGGCACTAAGGGAGCAATACTGGGATCTAGCACCGCAGGTAAACTATCCGCCAGCAATAGACAAACGACTGCTAGGGGAGCTGCCGCCAATAAGTAGGAGCGGGCTCGGGTCTGTAGTTCAAAACAAAAGGCTAAGGCAGCAATTCCAAATCCAACCCACACCACTGACTCATACATATTGGTGACGGGAGGACGGCCCGCAATTTGCATGCGCAGACCGAAACCAAAGGCCTGAACCAAGATGCCTCCAAGAAACGTTCCCATACCGCTCCAATAGAAATCGAAGTTCGGAATGAGTTGGCTGATGAGGAGTATGAGAAATGCTATCCCATATAGTTTCCAAGCTTTACCAAAGGGATGGAAGTGATTGAAAAACACTTCCCGGTGCAGGGTTGCTTGATCTGGGTAAATCCCAGAACTCAAGTCTGCTAAGGACCGTTGCAATGAAGTTGCAGGCTCCTCCAAAGCACTTAAATCATCACCATTGCCTTGATATTGCTGGTTGAGTTGCTCAAACTGGGCTTGAATGTGGGTCGCTATCTCAGAAGAATACAGCTGCTGCGCCTCCGCAACCCCTACCCAAGTGCCTTTGATATCTCGCGGATGGGGAACGAGGGGCAACGTTTGATTACCCACCGTATCCAACATTAAATTCAGTCGATCTTCGAGGGTGAAAGCTTCACGTTCATCCCTTGTCAGTGGCTGTTCTTGCAGCTGCTTGGTATGCGCTTGTTGCAAGATACGGGCCAAGTCAGAATTGACTAGAGTAGAGAAACTAAAATGCTTTTGCTCTACGGGCAATCCTATTTCGGCTTTGAGGGGACGATAGTTGACCAAAATAAAGGGTTCATCATTCCAATCCCGACTGTTCTGCCAGAGAGACCAATAGATTTGAGGGGCATCTAAAACCTCACCACTCAATAGCTGATAGCGCTCTGAACCATGAAGCGTCTCTACTGTTTCTCTGGCCACTGTATCTAACGGCTTCTTTCGCCCATCCAGCTGAACAGCCATCGTATCAACCGCCGTTTGGGTAGTCGGCTGCCATTGACTAATAGGGGTGACCATCAACGCACAAGCGAGACAAAGTCCCCATAAAAATTTCAATTGATTCATTATCCATCCTGAGTCGCAAGTGAAATGGGTGCTGGATCAGCCACAACTGGCTGAGCAGAGTCTTCCGGTATGGCTGTAGGGAAGGGTTTTGCCCGCTTTTTCCACAGGGTGGGGCCATAGAACATGACGCCAATGCCCACTACCGTTAATAAGGCACCACTCCAAGTCAACGCGGTCACCCATATCGGTTCGCGTTTAATTTGCAGAGTGGACTGGTTCAAATCCCCAGGATTCCATGAGGCTTGAGCAATTTTCCACCCTTGGTACCAGGTGGGGTGGTTCATCCAGACCGAGCGTTGTTGGGTTTCTCCCCCCTCTAAATTTTCGAGGCGAATCTGACTGGTCCACATGGCCACCGATTCGCTGCCTTCATTCCGCTCAACGATAAAGTCATCCAAACTAATCCCGAAGGGTAAAGCCATCATCCGGGGACCAAACGCTGTCATCAATGCATGGGAACCATCTGTAATCAGCGCTGATTCTCCCCAGGGTAGCCACTGCCGATGCCCATCTGCAGTCGCAACCTGCAACGCCGGAACCCCCTCTACCCCAGGTGGAGCCGAGAAACGCTCTTGAATCATCTCAGCATGGGGAAGCCAGTCTGCCAGGGCGATTTGAAAATCTGCCCAGCCGGGTTGAATGATTTGATCCATGGCCAAGGGGCCTGAGGAAAATTCTTGGGAAGACCGAGCTGCATAATAGAGCTGTTGATTAGCCACAACGACCCGAAAATAGTCCGTGGCAGAGGGAGGTGGCACTTGATAGCTCAAGCTCAGATCAAATTGCTCAGCATCTCCCACTAAGATGGGGTCTAATCCCGTTTGGGCAAACACATACCAGTGTTCTCGGTGATCCGCCTGGACTAGTTCCACTTCAACGGCTGGATTACGCCAGTCCTGGGACGCAGTGATGGGCTGATTGTGATCATCCAACCGAAAGTCTGGCCAGGCATTGACTAGATGTATCGTTGCATCATCTAAACTCCCATCATGACGATGCAACTCATCAATGGCAAAGGTGGTATTTATTTCTCCCAACTGTATCTGTAGGGTTCCAGATGGCCTGGATTGAGCTTGAGTGGGATCTGCTAAAAGCTGTTGGAGGTTGCTCTTATCTGCAGCTTGCCAAAGCTCCAGTTGGGCAGGCCCCAAATCAATTCTGTCAGCAGCGGGGGATAGCCATTGTTCGAAGGTTTGGCCCATGCGATCGCTACTTAATACCAAGCGTATTGCTGGCTCATCCTGGGCATCACCTTCTCGGTACTCAACTGTTTCGATCGAATTCTCGTTGTAGTCCAACAACGTCAGCCCAACAAATTGAGTGGGAGAAATAACTCGCTCAGGCGTTACCATCACCGCCGCCTGTTGCACTTGACCTTGGTCATCCATCACTTCCAGTAACTCACCCTCAACCCTCACCAGATGGTTAGCAGGCTGATCCGTGCGGACTAGTAATAGTCCTTCCACACCGAGATGAATCACTGCCGCAGATCCCGCAATCAGCACAATCAGCCCTAAGTGGGTGAGGGCAAAACCGACTTTCCGGGCTCCTCGCCAGGGATAGCGGGACAGGGTAGAGATGCCCAAATTGACTGCCAGCAGGAACATCAAGGCTCCAAACCAGGGACTTTTATAAATTTGCTGTTGAACCACAAGGGAGCCAACTTTGCTCTCATAGAACGTGGCCCAAACCAAGATACTTGCGATCGCAACTAATACGGGTACAGCTAACTTAATTGAACCCAAAAAGCGGATAAATTTTGAGACCATGCAAACTTCAGCCAATAGGGAACCTGACCCTATTTAGTCTGAATCGACTGGCCTAAATTGTAGTGAATCTATCAAAGTTATCGATCGACAAGGGTCATAAATGCGTTAATTGCATTTACGGCATGAATAAAATGCATCCCTGCCCCTCAAAAAGAGGGGTTGTCCCTATCAGCTGATTCTGACCACAACCGAATGAACGTAAATTTAGAAAACCTTGGAGTGGAGAAAGTTAACGTAGCTTAGGGCTCATCCACAGTGACGGTATAGCGAAATTGTTGCCCTCTTTCAAAAGCACCCACCCAAATTGAATACTTTCCTGCAGGAAGTTGATCCGCAATCCAACCCGCATCTTTCCCTTGAGCCGAGTCATCCAGGCAATAGAGGCGATTTTTGGGTCCTTTAATCAGTAGGGTTGTGTCTCGTCTGCTATTGACTTGCAAACGTAGCTTGTTCACCTTTTTCGTCAAAACCAGCACATGATCTGGACTAGGAGAGCCATACCCCAAGCACATATTTCTCTGCATATCTCGCTCCCCCACAACTCGATGAAGCGCAATGGCTCCTTTTGCATAGCCTTTTACAGTTTTGGAACTGAATCCAGGCGAT
The Acaryochloris marina S15 genome window above contains:
- a CDS encoding cytochrome c3 family protein, encoding MAKTQKSFFSFSTLFNVRNTVILLCLILMGWLGAAFALDHKTIFLPGVTSNGHILFEASCASCHEGFKPVTNETCMRCHEAEMATDAHGPKKFRDLRWAAELEKLEVLTCTTCHNEHVHMFDRGVHLKPDLCMICHEGIIQGELASHKDFSPDGCWTAGCHNYHDHRTISTGFLRQNMGQADMLPKPALPERSFKPELKTPPQPDLGKEFVGGRA
- the pyrR gene encoding bifunctional pyr operon transcriptional regulator/uracil phosphoribosyltransferase PyrR — its product is MSSNIVKILSAQELRRTITRLASEVIERVGTLDQLVLLGIPTRGVPLASALAQQIELLENIKVPVGSLDITFYRDDLDQITVRTPGKTDLPTDLSQKTVLLVDDVIYSGRTIRAALNAVHDYGRPTLTQLLVLIDRGHRELPIHPDFTGKVLPTAREELVNVYLDVTDQRDGVELVTRDH
- a CDS encoding globin family protein; the encoded protein is MALQVELLESSFEKVKPQANEFVSSFYHNLFTDYPAAQPLFEGTDMEKQGGKLLQSLVLVIENLRKPDALSNALKGLGARHVKYGALPEHYPLVGSTLLKTFEQYLGDAWTEEVQSAWVDAYGAITTIMLDGADYSEAEVQLDPEAATPPADSGSPLQVELLENSFAQVKPVATEFADRFYDNLFTDYPAAKPLFANTDIKQQSKKLLQSLVLVVENLRKPEVLGDALQGLGARHVQYGALPEHYPLVGNTLLKTFEQFLGSAWTDDVKQAWIDAYGAISTIMLDGADYSEAALDLNSAQPAQPSLISSEVSEVVESDRPTGLLLGLAGGGIIAVIIAILLV
- a CDS encoding DUF3365 domain-containing protein, yielding MNLTRKWVRQLRTRTFAFFALAAAICFTAVACSGGAESQATGGVKPELVADYIHTALASDRTAYTKHVVNRAKKLEGNAKDKGVLDIEATEGWETSNGIPLPAQMFRLGSEIASESDTAFTYNLISTWYINDAQGPKNDFEKKAIQEVEKTGEPFKEFQEVGGKKYFSALYPDKAVAEACVTCHNTHPIHKERYPDKVFKMDDVMGGIMINIPLDGA
- a CDS encoding cytochrome c3 family protein; amino-acid sequence: MKQVVLGGLLALLLWSGLTAPVAAVDNAQLQAINQSWSKSAHALAEVNCSSCHQPQSAKQVIQQPTHESCRSCHEGQVDTFLLGKHGIRLLEGQPALTPALAHLPMQAAVHDKQMNCNACHDAHSVKTLPASVDSCLTCHKDNHSLNYKNSRHAQLLQEEGVLPRPSTVSTTCATCHLPRQTSESGTVMVNHNNTYTLLPRDRMVKEVCMNCHGMEFAYNSMFDDDLVESNFARPPTLSLDTLKMVRTLETQRSGNATSK
- a CDS encoding pentapeptide repeat-containing protein; this encodes MAVLTPEEVQTKVQQGISLQGAELSNINLQGCCLDEGHFPQAYLRVANLSGASCNRADFTEAILIFSILTGISLQDALLTEAQLTSARLDSANLMGIHGVKLKLHGACLDQANVATAILEAVDLAEAKGHYASFRDAILIKADLSQSDFKGANFSRAKLNDANLSQAQFPEAIFAHARLERSQFVKSDLKQADFKGADLIGSNFDQANLKEAQLQEASLDHVSLIRGCMSATHLEQASLYSANLEQADLTGAIVTNTDFRDANLEKTQLHKVDFSNSIVSGAIFTDAHGLTSEQKQLLRKRGALNIPS
- the ccsA gene encoding cytochrome c biogenesis protein CcsA; protein product: MNQLKFLWGLCLACALMVTPISQWQPTTQTAVDTMAVQLDGRKKPLDTVARETVETLHGSERYQLLSGEVLDAPQIYWSLWQNSRDWNDEPFILVNYRPLKAEIGLPVEQKHFSFSTLVNSDLARILQQAHTKQLQEQPLTRDEREAFTLEDRLNLMLDTVGNQTLPLVPHPRDIKGTWVGVAEAQQLYSSEIATHIQAQFEQLNQQYQGNGDDLSALEEPATSLQRSLADLSSGIYPDQATLHREVFFNHFHPFGKAWKLYGIAFLILLISQLIPNFDFYWSGMGTFLGGILVQAFGFGLRMQIAGRPPVTNMYESVVWVGFGIAALAFCFELQTRARSYLLAAAPLAVVCLLLADSLPAVLDPSIAPLVPVLRDNFWLSIHVPTITLSYASFALAMGLGHLTLIQYWRRPEGTTMAISLSRLNTRVIQVGILLLTTGIILGGIWAHFSWGRFWGWDPKETWALIALLCYLAPVHGRLAGWLGYFGMSVASVLAFNAVLMAWYGVNFVLGTGLHSYGFGTGGSELLIASIVGLDTLFVLATILRYRSQHHTDASIPVPEVQTVDA
- the groL gene encoding chaperonin GroEL (60 kDa chaperone family; promotes refolding of misfolded polypeptides especially under stressful conditions; forms two stacked rings of heptamers to form a barrel-shaped 14mer; ends can be capped by GroES; misfolded proteins enter the barrel where they are refolded when GroES binds), which gives rise to MAKRIIYNENARRALEKGMDILCESVAVTLGPKGRNVVLEKKFGAPQIVNDGVTIAKEIELEDNIENTGVALIRQAASKTNDAAGDGTTTATVLAHAMVKEGMRNVVAGANAISLKRGIEKASGFLVEKIAENARPVEDSKAIAQVATISAGNDDEVGEMISSAMDKVGKEGVISLEEGKSMTTELEVTEGMRFEKGYISPYFATDTERMEAVLDEPYILLTDKKITLVQDLVPVLEQAARAGKPLLVIAEDIEKEALATLVVNRLRGVLNVAAVKAPGFGDRRKAMLEDIAVLTGGQVITEDAGLKLEAAKLEMMGQARRITITKDTTTLVAEGNETDVQARCEQIRRQMDETESSYDKEKLQERLAKLAGGVAVIKVGAATETEMKDRKLRLEDAINSTKAAVEEGIVPGGGTTLAHLGPQLASWAADNLTGEELIGATIVERALTAPLKRIAENAGQNGAVIAERVREKEFNVGFDASVNEFTDMFAAGIVDPAKVTRSALQNAASIAGMVLTTECIISDKPEPKDNAPAGAGMGGDFDY
- the groES gene encoding co-chaperone GroES; amino-acid sequence: MAAISLSVSTVKPLGDRVFVKVSAAEEQTAGGIILPDAAKEKPQVGEITAVGPGKRGDDGSRQALDVKEGDKVLYSKYAGTDVKLGGEEFVLLSEKDILAIVN